A stretch of Fulvia fulva chromosome 4, complete sequence DNA encodes these proteins:
- a CDS encoding Dothistromin biosynthesis peroxidase dotB, with amino-acid sequence MRFSTSSALMGALPLAAAFPLEFIEKFQSDPEMQARASQLIGKRQAGADAATGLFEAIPTFDASKQLIDVGPGSGHEWVAPGPNDLRGVCPGLNAFANHGFLPHNGYATVQQYIDATMEVVGMGADLAAFLAILGALIDSGDLMAWSMGGTPGPGIGGLLASKGNGLIGSHNKYENDVSPTRPDLYESGNNYITQASQFQDMINASPGGFVTLDSLAEYRSQRFDRQVANNPYFFNGPFPGLLVQPAAFAFIYRFMANHSAEDPIGTLSYDTVASWFGIAGENGAYTAPFGYERIPENWYRRSTTAPYTIPYFLGDVLNFAALHPKFLDIGGNLDGKTNNFAGVNVEDLSGGLFNSADLLKGNNLGCFAFQTAAQVKADLLLDNVLGTLQDTIGSIVTQLSCPQLEAIDEAQLERFPGYRKSPFLKSRALRKNGEVE; translated from the exons ATGAGATTCTCGACATCGTCTGCGCTCATGGGCGCGCTGCCTTTGGCGGCTGCTTTCCCTTTGGAGTTCATTGAGAAATTCCAGAGTGATCCAGAGATGCAGGCCCGCGCGAGCCAACTCATCGGCAAGCGACAGGCTGGTGCTGATGCAGCTACTGGCCTTTTCGAGGCCATTCCGACCTTCGATGCGTCGAAGCAGCTCATCGATGTTGGTCCTGGCAGTGGACACGAATGGGTAGCGCCAGGCCCAAACGACCTGCGCGGCGTGTGCCCGGGTCTGAATGCCTTTGCCAACCA CGGCTTCTTGCCACACAACGGGTACGCAACTGTTCAGCAGTACATCGATGCCACCATGGAGGTCGTCGGCATGGGCGCTGACCTTGCTGCCTTCCTCGCAATCCTTGGTGCCCTGATCGACTCCGGCGATTTAATGGCATGGTCGATGGGCGGTACTCCAGGTCCAGGTATTGGCGGGCTTCTCGCCTCCAAGGGCAATGGTCTCATCGGTTCCCACAACAAGTACGAGAACGATGTCAGCCCAACCCGACCAGACTTGTACGAGTCCGGCAACAACTACATTACCCAAGCTTCGCAATTTCAAGACATGATCAACGCATCGCCAGGTGGTTTCGTCACCCTCGACAGTCTTGCTGAATACCGATCTCAACGATTCGATCGACAAGTCGCCAACAACCCATACTTCTTCAACGGCCCCTTCCCCGGTCTCTTGGTGCAACCTGCTGCGTTCGCCTTCATCTACCGATTCATGGCCAACCATTCGGCCGAGGACCCTATTGGAACACTGTCATATGACACCGTCGCATCGTGGTTTGGTATTGCTGGCGAGAACGGTGCCTACACTGCGCCATTCGGCTACGAGCGAATCCCAGAGAACTGGTACCGCCGCTCCACTACCGCGCCATACACAATCCCGTACTTCCTCGGCGATGTCCTCAACTTCGCTGCACTGCACCCAAAGTTCCTCGACATTGGTGGAAACCTCGATGGCAAGACCAACAACTTCGCGGGAGTCAACGTTGAGGATCTTTCTGGCGGACTCTTCAACAGCGCCGATCTTCTCAAGGGCAACAACCTTGGCTGCTTCGCTTTCCAGACTGCTGCTCAGGTCAAGGCTGATCTGCTCCTTGACAACGTCCTTGGCACGCTCCAGGATACTATCGGCAGCATCGTTACGCAGCTTAGCTGCCCGCAGCTCGAAGCTATCGATGAGGCACAATTGGAGCGGTTCCCAGGCTACCGGAAGTCCCCGTTCTTGAAGAGCAGAGCACTCAGGAAGAATGGCGAGGTTGAGTAG
- a CDS encoding Pre-mRNA-processing-splicing factor 8: protein MSGRPPPPPGWAPPSPPGAPPGLSAPPPPPGFKADPQAAKLQEKKQKWLRQQRQRFAEKRRGGFVETQKADMPPEHLRKIVRDIGDVSQKKFSADKRSYLGALKFMPHAVLKLLENMPMPWESSREVKVLYHVNGCLTLVNEIPRVIEPVFHAQWATMWVVMRREKSDRRHFKRMRFPPFDDEEPPLSWSENIEDVEPLEPIQMELDEEEDEAVYEWFYDHRPLSDTSHVNGPSYKDWNLSLPQMATLHRLSNPLLSDINDRNYFHLFDMPAFATAKALNVAIPGGPRFEPLYKDIDPNDEDFGEFNAIDRIIFRAPIRTEYRVAFPYLYNSLPRSVKLGVYSSPQNVYVKTEDPNLPPFYFDPVINPISSRSVAPKNLTVSHEDEIFGPGSNEEPDEEEGGFSLPGEVEPFFEDHNLYNDDTASAIALWWAPYPFDRRSGKMVRAQDVPLVKQWYLEHVPQGQPVKVRVSYQKLLKTYVLNELHKKPPKAQNKQNLCRSLKTTKFFQQTTIDWVEAGLQVCRQGFNMLNLLIHRKNLTYLHLDYNFNLKPIKTLTTKERKKSRFGNAFHLMREILRLTKLIVDAQVQYRLGNIDAFQLADGILYAFNHVGQLTGMYRYKYKLMHQIRSCKDLKHLIYYRFNSGPVGKGPGCGFWAPAWRVWLFFLRGIIPLLERWLGNLLSRQFEGRHSKGVAKTVTKQRVESHFDLELRASVMADLMDMMPEGIKQSKVNTVLQHLSEAWRCWKSNIPWKVPGLPKPIEDIILRYVKSKADWWVSVAHYNRERIRRGATVDKTVAKKNLGRLTRLWLKAEQERQHNYLKDGPYVSTEEGVAIFTTAVHWLESRKFQPIPFPSVSYKHDTKILILALERLREAYSVKGRLNQSQREELALIEQAYDSPGTTLARIKRFLLTQRSFKEVGIDMNDNYSSINPVYDIEPIEKITDAYLDQYLWYQADQRRLFPAWIKPSDSEVPPLLTYKWAQGINNLSNVWSVDEGECNVMLETRLDKVYEKMDITLLNRLLRLIMDHNLADYISSKNNVQLNYKDMNHTNAYGMIRGLQFSAFVFQYYGLIIDLLLLGLQRASEMAGPPNAPNDFLQYKDRATESKHPIRLYTRYIDKIWIFFRFSADDTRDLIQRFLTEQPDPNFENVIGYKNKKCWPRDSRMRLMRHDVNLGRAVFWDMKNRLPRSITTVEWDDTFASVYSRDNPNLLFAMNGFEVRILPKCRNMNDEFPTKDSVWALVDNATKERTAHAFLQVTEEDIAKFNNRIRQILMSSGSTTFTKIANKWNTTLIALFTYYREAAVSTVNLLDTIVKCETKIQTRVKIGLNSKMPSRFPPAVFYTPKELGGLGMISGSHILIPASDKRWSKQTDSGVSHFRAGMSHDEETLIPNIFRYIIPWEAEFIDSQRVWTEYSQKRLEANQQNRRLTLEDLEDSWDRGLPRINTLFQKDRSTLSFDKGFRARTEFKLYQHMKSNPFWWTSQRHDGKLWNLNSYRTDVIQALGGVETILEHTLFKATAFPSWEGLFWEKASGFEESMKFKKLTNAQRSGLNQIPNRRFTLWWSPTINRANVYVGFQVQLDLTGIFLHGKIPTLKISLIQIFRAHLWQKIHESVVMDLCQVFDQELEALGIETVQKETIHPRKSYKMNSSCADILLFASHKWSVSNPSLLYDTKDNMGLTTTNKFWVDVQLRYGDYDSHDIERYVRAKYLDYTTDSMSIYPSATGLMIGVDLAYNLYSAYGQYFPGLKQLVQQAMAKIMKANPALYVLRERIRKGLQLYASESNQEFLNSQNYSELFSNQIQLFIDDTNVYRVTIHKTFEGNLTTKPINGAIFIFNPRTGQLFLKIIHTSVWAGQKRLGQLAKWKTAEEVAALIRSLPVEEQPKQLIVTRKGLLDPLEVHLLDFPNISIRASELQLPFQAAMKVEKLGDMILRATEPQMVLFNLYDEWLKSISSYTAFSRLILILRALHVNQDKTKLLLRPDKTVITQEHHIWPTLSDDDWVKVEVQLRDLILNDYGKKNNVNTSSLTNSEIRDIILGMEISAPSMQRQQAAEIEKQQQDQQQLTAVTTKTQNVQGEDMIVTTTSAYEQQSFASKTEWRTRAIATSNLRTRANNIYISSEDIRDDEDHFTYVMPKNILKRFIAVADLRVQVAGYLYGVSPPDNKQVKEVKCIVMIPQVGSTRDIQLPRNLPENEMLNGLESLGVIHTSAGNETNYMTAQDVTTHAKLMAAHSTWDRKTVTMTVNFTPGSVSLSAWSLTPQGYQWGAENKDLSSDQPAGFTTSLGEKSQLLLSDKIRGYFLVPEDERWNWSFMGSGFGDREKGRVYVQVGVPRRFYDDVHRPVHFQNFAELEDVWVDRSDNLA from the exons ATGTCTGGACGACCACCCCCACCGCCCGGATGGGCTCCACCATCGCCGCCAGGAGCTCCTCCCGGACTGTCAGCACCTCCTCCACCCCCAGGCTTCAAAGCAGACCCTCAGGCCGCCAAGCTGCAGGAAAAGAAGCAGAAATGGCTTCGACAGCAGAGACAGCGGTTCGCCGAGAAGCGCAGAGGAGGGTTTGTGGAAACACAGAAGGCTGATATGCCGCCGGAGCATCTGCGCAAAATCGTGAGGGATATTGGAGATGTGTCGCAGAAGAAGTTCAGCGCAGACAAGAGAAGTTATCTTGGAGCCTTGAAGTTCATGCCGCATGCCGTGTTGAAGTTGCTGGAGAATATGCCAATGCCGTGGGAGAGCAGCCGCGAGGTGAAGGTGCTATACCACGTCAACGGATGTTTGACACTGGTGAACGAGATTCCTCGAGTCATCGAGCCTGTGTTCCATGCGCAATGGGCAACAATGTGGGTTGTCATGAGACGAGAGAAAAGCGACAGACGGCATTTCAAGCGTATGCGGTTTCCACCTTTCGATGACGAGGAGCCACCACTTTCTTGGAGCGAGAACATTGAGGACGTTGAGCCTCTGGAGCCGATTCAGATGGAGTTGGACGAAGAGGAAGATGAGGCAGTTTACGAGTGGTTCTACGATCACCGACCACTATCAGACACAAGCCACGTCAATGGGCCGAGCTACAAGGACTGGAACCTGTCATTACCACAGATGGCCACACTCCACAGACTGAGCAATCCTCTACTGTCAGATATCAACGACCGCAACTACTTCCACCTTTTCGATATGCCAGCCTTTGCCACCGCGAAGGCACTGAACGTGGCGATACCTGGTGGGCCACGATTCGAGCCGTTGTACAAGGATATCGACCCGAACGATGAGGACTTTGGCGAGTTCAACGCGATCGACCGAATCATCTTCCGAGCACCGATCCGAACAGAATACCGAGTCGCATTCCCATACCTATACAACAGCTTGCCGCGAAGCGTGAAGCTTGGTGTGTACAGCTCGCCGCAGAACGTGTATGTGAAGACGGAGGACCCCAATCTACCACCCTTCTACTTTGACCCGGTGATCAACCCAATTTCCTCCCGATCGGTAGCGCCGAAGAACCTCACAGTCAGCCACGAAGACGAGATCTTTGGACCTGGCAGCAATGAGGAGCCAGATGAGGAGGAAGGAGGATTCAGCTTGCCTGGCGAAGTTGAGCCATTCTTTGAAGATCACAATCTATACAACGATGATACTGCGTCTGCCATCGCACTGTGGTGGGCGCCATACCCATTCGACAGGAGATCAGGCAAGATGGTCAGAGCACAAGACGTACCATTGGTCAAGCAGTGGTATCTCGAGCACGTACCCCAAGGGCAGCCTGTGAAGGTGCGGGTGTCTTACCAGAAGCTGCTTAAGACTTACGTTCTGAACGAGCTGCACAAGAAGCCACCGAAGGCGCAGAACAAGCAGAACCTGTGTCGCAGCTTGAAGACTACCAAGTTCTTCCAGCAGACAACGATCGACTGGGTCGAGGCTGGTCTGCAAGTGTGCAGGCAAGGTTTCAACATGTTGAACTTGCTCATCCACCGCAAGAACTTGACCTATCTCCACCTTGACTACAACTTCAACTTGAAGCCAATCAAGACCCTGACCACCAAGGAGCGCAAGAAGTCGCGGTTCGGAAACGCATTCCATCTGATGCGTGAGATCCTGCGCTTGACGAAGCTCATCGTCGATGCCCAAGTTCAGTACCGACTGGGTAACATCGATGCGTTCCAGCTCGCTGATGGTATCCTCTACGCCTTCAACCACGTCGGTCAGCTCACTGGTATGTACCGATACAAGTACAAGCTCATGCATCAAATCCGATCTTGCAAGGATTTGAAGCACTTGATCTACTACCGATTCAACTCCGGCCCGGTCGGCAAGGGTCCTGGTTGCGGCTTCTGGGCTCCAGCCTGGAGAGTGTGGTTGTTCTTCCTGCGCGGCATCATTCCTTTGCTCGAGCGATGGCTCGGCAACTTGCTCAGCAGACAGTTCGAAGGTCGTCATTCCAAGGGTGTAGCCAAGACTGTCACCAAGCAGCGTGTGGAATCACACTTCGATCTTGAGCTGCGTGCTTCGGTCATGGCTGACCTGATGGACATGATGCCCGAAGGTATTAAGCAAAGCAAGGTCAACACCGTCTTGCAGCATCTGTCAGAGGCATGGCGATGCTGGAAGTCCAACATCCCGTGGAAGGTGCCTGGTCTTCCAAAGCCGATCGAGGACATCATCCTTCGCTACGTCAAATCGAAGGCTGACTGGTGGGTGTCTGTCGCGCATTACAACAGAGAGCGCATCAGGCGAGGAGCGACAGTCGACAAGACTGTTGCGAAGAAGAACTTGGGTCGTCTCACCAGACTGTGGTTGAAGGCTGAGCAAGAGCGCCAGCACAACTACCTCAAGGACGGTCCATATGTCAGCACAGAAGAAGGTGTCGCCATCTTCACGACAGCTGTGCACTGGCTGGAGAGCCGCAAGTTCCAGCCAATACCGTTCCCCTCTGTCAGCTACAAGCATGACACCAAGATCTTGATCTTGGCGCTTGAGCGACTTCGCGAGGCATACTCAGTCAAGGGTCGTCTCAACCAGAGCCAGCGTGAGGAGCTGGCCCTCATTGAGCAGGCATACGACAGCCCTGGCACAACGCTCGCACGTATCAAGCGCTTCCTGCTGACCCAGCGATCCTTCAAGGAGGTTGGCATCGACATGAATGACAACTACAGTTCCATCAACCCGGTGTACGACATTGAGCCAATCGAGAAGATCACCGATGCTTACCTTGACCAGTATTTGTGGTACCAAGCAGATCAGCGACGACTCTTCCCGGCCTGGATCAAGCCCTCAGACTCCGAAGTGCCACCCCTCCTCACCTACAAGTGGGCGCAAGGTATCAACAACCTTTCGAATGTGTGGAGTGTCGACGAAGGCGAGTGCAATGTCATGCTCGAGACAAGACTGGACAAGGTCTATGAGAAGATGGACATCACTCTGCTCAACAGACTTCTCAGATTGATCATGGACCACAACTTGGCGGATTACATCTCGTCCAAGAACAATGTGCAGCTTAACTACAAGGACATGAACCACACCAACGCATACGGTATGATTCGTGGTCTACAATTCAGCGCCTTCGTCTTCCAGTACTACGGTCTGATTATCGATCtgctcctccttggtctGCAACGTGCCTCCGAGATGGCTGGTCCTCCCAATGCGCCGAACGACTTTTTGCAATACAAGGATCGAGCGACCGAGTCGAAGCACCCCATCCGACTGTACACCAGATACATCGACAAGATCTGGATCTTCTTCAGGTTCAGCGCCGATGATACGAGAGATCTCATCCAGCGTTTCCTGACCGAGCAACCAGATCCGAACTTTGAGAACGTGATCGGCTACAAGAATAAGAAGTGCTGGCCACGTGACTCTCGCATGAGGCTGATGCGCCACGATGTCAACCTTGGTCGTGCCGTTTTCTGGGACATGAAGAATAGACTGCCCCGAAGCATCACTACCGTTGAGTGGGATGACACTTTCGCTAGCGTCTACAGCAGGGACAACCCGAACTTGCTGTTCGCCATGAACGGCTTCGAGGTCCGCATTTTGCCAAAGTGCAGGAACATGAACGACGAGTTTCCAACCAAGGACTCTGTGTGGGCCCTTGTCGACAACGCGACCAAGGAGAGGACTGCGCACGCTTTCTTGCAGGTCACCGAGGAGGACATCGCCAAGTTCAACAACCGCATTCGACAGATCTTGATGAGCTCTGGCAGCACAACCTT TACGAAAATCGCAAATAAGTGGAACACCACTTTGATCGCTCTCTTCACATACTACCGCGAAGCCGCGGTCAGTACCGTGAATCTGCTCGACACTATTGTCAAATGCGAGACCAAGATTCAGACTCGTGTCAAGATCGGTCTCAACTCGAAGATGCCTTCTCGCTTCCCACCAGCTGTGTTCTACACACCGAAGGAACTTGGTGGCCTCGGTATGATCTCAGGATCTCACATCCTCATCCCGGCCTCGGACAAGCGATGGAGCAAGCAGACCGACAGTGGTGTTTCCCACTTCCGCGCTGGTATGAGCCACGACGAAGAGACACTGATTCCCAACATCTTCCGTTACATCATCCCTTGGGAGGCAGAGTTCATCGACTCGCAGCGTGTCTGGACCGAATACTCGCAGAAGCGGTTGGAGGCCAATCAGCAGAATCGAAGACTAACCCTCGAGGACCTGGAAGACTCCTGGGACCGCGGTCTGCCACGAATCAATACTCTGTTCCAGAAAGATAGATCAACATTGTCTTTCGACAAGGGCTTCCGAGCACGAACCGAGTTCAAGCTGTACCAGCACATGAAGAGCAACCCATTCTGGTGGACATCTCAGCGACATGATGGCAAGCTGTGGAACTTGAACAGTTACAGAACCGACGTCATCCAGGCGCTCGGTGGTGTCGAGACGATCCTGGAGCATACCCTCTTCAAGGCGACCGCCTTCCCCTCTTGGGAGGGACTGTTCTGGGAGAAAGCCAGCGGTTTCGAAGAGTCGATGAAATTCAAGAAGCTCACTAACGCCCAACGTTCTGGTCTGAACCAAATCCCTAATCGTCGTTTCACTCTCTGGTGGAGTCCTACGATCAACCGAGCCAACGTCTACGTTGGTTTCCAGGTTCAGCTCGACCTGACTGGTATCTTCTTGCACGGAAAGATTCCTACACTCAAGATCTCACTGATCCAGATCTTCCGTGCTCACTTGTGGCAGAAGATCCACGAGTCTGTGGTGATGGATCTTTGCCAGGTCTTCGACCAGGAGCTCGAAGCACTCGGTATCGAGACTGTCCAGAAGGAGACCATTCATCCTCGTAAGAGTTACAAGATGAACTCTTCTTGCGCTGACATCCTGCTTTTTGCTTCGCACAAGTGGAGTGTAAGCAACCCAAGCTTGCTTTACGACACCAAGGACAACATGGGCTTGACGACCACCAACAAGTTCTGGGTTGACGTCCAGCTGAGATATGGTGACTACGATTCTCACGACATCGAGCGCTACGTTCGTGCCAAGTACCTGGACTACACGACCGACAGCATGTCAATCTACCCATCGGCCACTGGTCTCATGATCGGTGTTGACTTGGCCTACAACTTGTACTCGGCTTACGGACAGTACTTCCCTGGTCTCAAGCAGCTCGTGCAGCAGGCGATGGCCAAGATCATGAAGGCCAACCCAGCGCTGTATGTACTTCGCGAGCGTATTCGCAAGGGTCTGCAGCTGTACGCCTCGGAGAGCAACCAGGAGTTCTTGAATTCTCAGAACTACTCCGAGCTATTCAGCAACCAGATCCAACTCTTCATCGATGACACGAATGTCTACCGTGTTACTATCCACAAGACGTTCGAAGGTAACTTGACGACCAAGCCCATCAACGGAGCCATCTTCATCTTCAACCCACGCACAGGACAGCTGTTCCTCAAGATCATCCATACAAGCGTGTGGGCTGGACAGAAGCGTCTTGGTCAGTTGGCCAAATGGAAGACTGCAGAAGAAGTCGCAGCACTCATTCGATCGTTGCCCGTCGAAGAGCAGCCAAAGCAACTCATCGTCACCAGAAAGGGTCTGCTTGATCCGCTCGAGGTGCACCTGCTTGACTTCCCGAACATCAGCATTCGTGCTTCGGAGCTGCAGCTACCATTCCAGGCAGCCATGAAGGTCGAGAAGCTAGGAGACATGATCTTGCGTGCTACCGAGCCTCAGATGGTGCTCTTCAACCTGTACGATGAGTGGCTCAAGAGCATCTCGTCTTACACGGCTTTCTCGCGTCTCATCTTGATACTGCGTGCGCTGCACGTCAATCAGGACAAGACAAAGCTGTTGCTGCGACCAGACAAGACCGTCATCACGCAAGAGCACCACATCTGGCCAACGTTGTCTGATGACGACTGGGTCAAGGTCGAGGTGCAGCTGCGTGACCTCATCTTGAACGACTACGGCAAGAAGAACAACGTCAACACCTCGTCTTTGACCAACAGCGAGATTCGCGACATCATCCTGGGTATGGAGATTAGCGCGCCAAGCATGCAGAGACAGCAAGCTGCCGAGATCGAGAAGCAGCAACAGGACCAACAACAGCTCACTGCTGTCACCACAAAGACGCAGAACGTGCAAGGAGAAGACATGATCGTCACGACCACGTCTGCGTATGAACAACAGAGCTTCGCTTCGAAGACGGAGTGGCGGACACGAGCCATCGCCACCAGCAATCTGCGAACAAGAGCAAACAATATCTACATCTCATCGGAGGACATCCGCGATGACGAAGACCACTTCACCTACGTCATGCCGAAGAACATTTTGAAGCGCTTCATTGCTGTTGCAGATCTGCGTGTGCAAGTGGCAGGCTACCTCTATGGTGTCAGTCCGCCCGACAATAAGCAGGTGAAGGAAGTCAAGTGCATTGTCATGATCCCACAAGTCGGCAGCACGCGCGACATCCAGCTGCCTAGGAACCTGCCCGAAAATGAGATGCTCAACGGTCTCGAATCTCTTGGTGTCATTCACACATCTGCTGGCAACGAGACAAATTACATGACGGCACAAGATGTCACCACACATGCCAAGCTGATGGCTGCTCACTCGACTTGGGACAGGAAGACAGTCACGATGACTGTCAACTTCACACCAGGATCAGTATCGCTTTCTGCTTGGTCGCTGACGCCACAAGGATACCAGTGGGGTGCCGAGAACAAAGACCTCTCATCAGACCAGCCAGCTGGCTTCACCACAAGCCTTGGCGAGAAGAGTCAGCTCTTGCTGTCCGACAAGATCCGCGGCTACTTCCTTGTGCCAGAAGACGAGAGGTGGAATTGGAGTTTCATGGGCTCAGGATTTGGAGACCGCGAGAAGGGACGAGTCTATGTCCAGGTTGGCGTACCACGACGATTCTACGATGATGTGCACAGACCGGTGCATTTCCAAAACTTTGCCGAGTTGGAGGACGTTTGGGTGGATCGCAGTGATAACTTGGCATAA
- a CDS encoding 60S ribosomal protein L34-B, with the protein MGSNRLTYRRRQPYNTKSNKVRVVKTPGGELRYLHIKKKGTAPKCGDCGTKLAGVPALRPREYAQISKPKKSVSRSYGGSRCANCVKDRVTRAFLIEEQKIVKKVMKEAEKKNKGGR; encoded by the exons ATGGGCTCCAACAGACTCACCTAC AGGCGCCGACAGCCATACAACACCAAGAGCAACAAGGTCCGCGTGGTCAAGACTCCAGGTGGCGAGCTGCGATACCTCCACATCAAGAAGAAGGGTACTGCCCCAAAATGCGGTGACTGCGGCACCAAGTTGGCAGGC GTCCCAGCCCTCCGCCCACGCGAGTACGCTCAGATCTCCAAGCCAAAGAAGTCCGTCTCCCGATCATACGGTGGCTCGCGCTGCGCCAACTGCGTCAAGGACCGTGTCACTCGTGCTTTCTTGATTGAGGAGCAGAAGATTGTCAAGAAGGTCATGAAGGAGGCTGAGAAGAAGAACAAGGGTGGACGATAG
- a CDS encoding Ecp10-3 produces the protein MNFILLIVSMATLALASPPDWYYGKCNVEKQTCEWGDIGVTQWDCDPNALCSDDCNKCTIHRGKGNSNLANCQWPKC, from the exons ATGAACTTCATCCTCCTCATCGTCTCCATGGCCACTCTGGCTCTTGCCAGCCCACCAGACTGGTACTACGGC AAATGCAACGTCGAGAAGCAGACCTGCGAGTGGGGCGACATTGGCGTGACTCAGTGGGACTGCGATCCTAATGCTCTG TGCTCCGATGATTGCAACAAGTGCACCATCCACCGTGGAAAGGGGAACTCGAACTTGGCCAACTGCCAGTGGCCTAAGTGCTGA
- a CDS encoding 26S proteasome regulatory subunit rpn11: MDARERDARERDACFRGIGVWLQGELRNTPRHRRRRLQTCLQICQWLRKKTRGPPPWLNHLLDQEGAPFAHPSGTCPRPAWPQTCCDCCIHDTKRDCVHRVLMFGSKDTNIIDNAETVYISSLALLKMLRHGRAGVPMEVMGLMLGEFVDDYTVRVVDVFAMPQSGTGVSVEAVDPVFQTKMMDMLRQTGRPETVVGWYHSHPGFGCWLSSVDINTQQSFEQLTPRAVAVVIDPIQSVKGKVVIDAFRLINPQTLMLGQEPRQTTSNLGHLNKPSIQALIHGLNRHYYSIGIGYRKSALEEGMLMNLHKTVWTEALTMPDFATEGQRNEANLKKLVSLAEGYEKRVKEETELTKEQLRTRYVGKVDPKKHIETVGQELIEDNIVSVSRQMIDKEASVPAASSDGLDNGKANGASNGHASGGDAMDEDL; the protein is encoded by the exons ATGGATGCGCGTGAACGTGATGCGCGTGAGCGTGATGCTTGCTTTAGGGGCATAGGCGTATGGCTGCAGGGCGAACTGAGAAATACACCCAGGCATCGACGCAGGCGATTGCAGACTTGCCTGCAGATATGTCAGTGGCTGAGGAAGAAAACCCGTGGTCCTCCACCGTGGCTCAACCACTTACTCGATCAAGAGGGCGCTCCCTTCGCCCATCCTTCAGGCACATGTCCCCGGCCCGCATGGCCACAGACCTGCTGTGACTGCTGCATTCACGATACGAAACGAGACTGCGTGCATCGCGTACTCATGTTCGGCAGTAAA GACACCAACATCATCGACAACGCCGAAACAGTCTACATCTCCTCACTCGCCCTCCTCAAGATGCTGCGACACGGCCGAGCAGGTGTGCCTATGGAAGTCATGGGTCTGATGTTGGGAGAGTTCGTGGATGATTACACAGTGCGCGTGGTAGACGTGTTCGCCATGCCGCAGTCAGGTACCGGCGTGTCAGTCGAAGCAGTGGATCCAGTCTTCCAGACCAAGATGATGGACATGTTACGGCAGACGGGCAG ACCAGAGACAGTCGTCGGCTGGTACCACTCACATCCCGGATTTGGCTGTTGGCTCTCTAGCGTCGATATCAACACCCAGCAGTCCTTCGAACAGCTCACACCGCGCGCCGTGGCCGTAGTCATCGATCCCATCCAATCCGTCAAGGGCAAGGTCGTGATCGATGCCTTCCGCCTCATCAACCCACAAACCCTCATGCTTGGCCAAGAGCCTCGCCAAACCACCTCCAACCTCGGACACCTCAACAAGCCCAGCATACAAGCACTCATCCACGGTCTCAACCGACACTACTACAGCATCGGCATTGGCTATCGGAAGTCTGCACTCGAGGAGGGCATGCTGATGAACTTGCACAAGACTGTGTGGACAGAGGCTCTGACTATGCCAGACTTTGCAACAGAAGGACAGCGGAATGAGGCCAATCTGAAGAAGCTGGTGTCATTGGCGGAGGGCTACGAGAAGAGAGTCAAGGAGGAGACCGAGCTCACCAAGGAGCAGCTGCGGACACGATATGTCGGCAAGGTCGACCCGAAGAAGCACATCGAGACGGTTGGACAAGAGCTGATCGAGGACAACATCGTGTCTGTGAGCAGGCAGATGATCGACAAGGAGGCCTCCGTCCCGGCAGCATCTTCGGACGGCTTGGACAACGGCAAGGCGAATGGTGCGTCGAATGGTCATGCATCGGGCGGTGATGCGATGGACGAGGATCTGTAG